The genome window ACCTGCTGGTGAAATTCGGCTTCGGCCATGCCAATGTTGTGGTTGCCGTGCCCGATTGCTGGCTCGACGTGGAGACCATGGCCGACCTCGAAGAGGCAGGCGCGCTCTTCACCGCCGAGCACGGCAGGCGGCTTCGCATCGCCACGAAATATCCAATGCTGACGCGGCGTTTTTTTACGGACAAGGGCGTAGTCCACTATCGCACGGTGGAAAGCCTCGGCGCGACGGAAGGTGCGCCCGCCGCAGGCATGGCGGAAGGCATCGTCGACATCACGAGCACGGGCGCAACGCTCCGCGCGAACGGCCTGCGCATCCTCGCCGATGGTCTGATCCTTCAGTCCGAAGCCAATCTCGTCGCGGCGCGCGCGGCGCTCGTCGAACCTCGGTTGGCCGCGCTTTGCACCGACATCGCGAGTCGGCTGAAGGCGGCGCGTGACGTGAGCGCGGCCTGAAGCCGCCCTCGAAGCTCGAAGCCCTTCGCGCGCCTTGCAGTTGTCCGGCGGACGCCCCGGGGCGCTGGCATAAAGTGAGCCGAAATAGCGCCAGCAGAGCGCGCGACCGCTCAAGCCCCTAAAGCCAGAAACGCAGTTCGCCCAGCTCGAACCCCTTTACGGGATATGACTAGTCGTCAAGCACGGTCTTGATGAGGAAGAAGCGGATCGCGTCGGCGAGGATCACCTTGCACGTACGTTGATGACCCTGCTCGTCCTCAACTCTCGCCCGCGACAGAAGCGCCGAGATGTTTGTCTGCTCGGTTTCCGAAAGCTGGAGGATCTGGGTCATCTGGTCGATCACCGCCATGCCGTCCGAGCACGTCACGGCGCGCGCCGGGGTGGCGAGCGCGGCAACAATCGCGAATGAACACAAAAGCCTTTTCATCTTGAGTCAGCGACCTCGACCCGCTTGCCCGGCGACAAGAATTACCCACCGGGGAAAATCTGATAACTGTTTGAGCCACGACGCACAAGCCAAGAAAATCCGGCTTGTTTCAGGCAACATCACATGAAGCGGTTTACGACGGCAGGCTTTCGCCCGCCTTGTCGCATCCACGCATCACCTCGGCGACCAAAAAGCGCCTCATCTGAGGCACCGACGAAGCAAAAGAAGCGAGAGCGAAACTCTCGCTTTTTTCGTGGCTACTCGAACACGTAAGTCCCCGGCGCGTCGCATAGCGCGGGGTAACCCACGTTCGGCGCGCCCAGCTTGGGCGGCTGCACGGCCTCGTTCGATCCCGCGCGAAGCCATTTCGCCCATTCCGGCCACCACGAGCCATCTTTCGGCGGGTTGGTGCGGTGCCATGTCTCCGGGCCAACATAGGGCGTGTCGTGGCGCGATGTCGCGATGCGGTAATGGCGATGCTTGCGTCCCGGCTCGGACACGATGCCCGCGTTGTGGCCACCGCTCGTCAGCACGAAGGTCACGTCGGTGTCGGAGAGCACGTTGATTTGATACACCGAGCGCCACGGCGCAACGTGATCCGTCTCCGTGCCCACAACGAAGATGGGCGCGGTTATGTCGCGCAGTGCGATCGACCGCCCGTCCACATGAAAGCGCCCTTCAGCAAGCTGGTTGCCCATGAAGATGTCGCGCAGATATTCGGAATGCATGCGCGCGGGCATGCGCGTCGGGTCGGCGTTCCATGCCATGAGGTCCATCATGGATGTCCGCTCGCCGAGCATGTAGTCGTGGATCATGTGCGACCAGATGAGGTCGTTCGAGCGGAGAAGCTGGAACGCACCCGCCATCTGCGCGGAGGAAAGATAACCGCGCTCCTCCATCATATCTTCGAGGAACGCGAGCTGGCTCTCATTGACGAAAAGCTCAAGCTCGCCGGGTTGGCTGAAATCGGTTTGCGCGGCGAGCAGCGTCATCGACTTGAGGCGGTCGTCGCCATCGCGTGCCATGGCAGCCGCCGCGATGGATAACAGCGTGCCGCCGAGACAATAGCCGAGTGCGTGCACTTTCCGATTCGGCACGATCTGCGAGATTGCCTTCAACGCCTCCATGATGCCGAGGCGGCGGTAATCGTCCATGCCGGTGTCGGCGTAGCTTTCGTCCGGGTTTTTCCACGAGATCGCGAAGACCGTGAAGCCCTGATCGACCATATATTTGATGAGCGAGTTCTTCGCCGACAGATCGAGGATGTAATACTT of Rhodomicrobium vannielii ATCC 17100 contains these proteins:
- the hisG gene encoding ATP phosphoribosyltransferase; translation: MDKLIVGVPSKGRLMEDTLDLFRAGGIAIEKTGDARGYKGAMAGVPDVAVEFLSAGEIARHLQSGRVHLGVTGEDLVREQIPDADERVDLLVKFGFGHANVVVAVPDCWLDVETMADLEEAGALFTAEHGRRLRIATKYPMLTRRFFTDKGVVHYRTVESLGATEGAPAAGMAEGIVDITSTGATLRANGLRILADGLILQSEANLVAARAALVEPRLAALCTDIASRLKAARDVSAA
- a CDS encoding PHA/PHB synthase family protein; its protein translation is MIGSTSAIDRVFHYALAKQTGGVSPAALMLCYMDWALHLSMAPGTRLQLGWKFFTDAVALQRYTLATMTSGDLSAGDCPPPAKADRRFAHEDWQRFPFNVMQQSFLVWENLWDAATTNVHGVSKEHEQAVNFLARQMLDMVAPSNFIATNPELLDKTTREGGFNLMRGAMNLLEDKQRNAAGLPPAGVEEFKVGKTLAVTPGKVVARTRLMELIQYSPTTGKVHPNPVLIVPAWIMKYYILDLSAKNSLIKYMVDQGFTVFAISWKNPDESYADTGMDDYRRLGIMEALKAISQIVPNRKVHALGYCLGGTLLSIAAAAMARDGDDRLKSMTLLAAQTDFSQPGELELFVNESQLAFLEDMMEERGYLSSAQMAGAFQLLRSNDLIWSHMIHDYMLGERTSMMDLMAWNADPTRMPARMHSEYLRDIFMGNQLAEGRFHVDGRSIALRDITAPIFVVGTETDHVAPWRSVYQINVLSDTDVTFVLTSGGHNAGIVSEPGRKHRHYRIATSRHDTPYVGPETWHRTNPPKDGSWWPEWAKWLRAGSNEAVQPPKLGAPNVGYPALCDAPGTYVFE